CTATGGAATTGTAGGTCAGCTCAAGATGTATGGGGCTCACGCTCGAGAAGACTACAAAAATGCTCTGTTGAGGAAATATCCTTCTTGAAACTCTTGAGGAAACTTTCTTCATCCTTGCAAATTGAGGATTTAGAAGAAATTGCAATTATAGCCCACCATATGTGGAAGAGAAGGAATAACTATGTCTTTGAAGAGGTTTTTATACCTCCCCTCACTCTGGCCTCACAAGCTCACCAAGCACTTGCAGAATTCAAATCCTCTCATCAGCTGGCCAAAGGTCTGCCTAGGAATGATCTTAGCATTGCTCACCAGTGGACAGCCCCACCACAGGATACATACAAGATTAATTGGGATGTTGTCATCGACAAAGTCCATTGCAATGTTGGAATAGGAGTTATAGTCAGAAACTGGGAAGGTACAGTAATTGCTACACTAAGATTAGCTCGTGAGTTTTTTTCTAGATTCTCAGTTGGGTGAAACACTTGCTATCCTTTCCTTAAAGCCACAATGTTGTGTATCGAACTGGGGTTGGAAAAAGTGCAATTTGAAGGAGATGCTTTATCAATGGTCAATGAAGTTAAAAGCAATAAGGAGAAGTGGACTTCAGCTTGGTTGTTGATAAGAGATGTAAAACAACTACTAGGAAAGGTGTCTCACTGGTCAATTATGCATGTTCCTAGGAGTTCAAACAATGTAGCCCATGTATTAGCTAAAAATGCTCTACTATGAGGAGATCATTCAACTGGAGGTTGTTCCTCCATGTATTCGTTCTTTGTTACTTGGAAAGTAATGAGATcagtcttttataaaattaaaaaaaaaaatggcaaacatTCATTTGTAAAAGAAAGCTGGAAAATTAGATctcttgtaaataaaattttatcatataaaaagtttaaaGGGTATATTTTTCACACGGCGCGACTTGCAAGTAGAAAGTAGTCAAAGATAAAAGGCAAAGAGTAAAATTAGATGATTATGCATGCGCTTTGGGCTGAGGTACTGATCATGTCTGAGTCTGAAATTAGGATACGATTTCTTGTTGGGCTACTGATGGGCCTAAACACAGaccttaaaatataatttacaaatcTGTGAgccttaaaatctttgtttatagaacaattatgatttaataataataataattaagaacttGACTCCTCGATCGATCGGTGTTTGGGGCCAGAGTACTTCCTGAATCGTAGGTCCTGATCAAACTTCTGGTGCACAGCTTGCGTAAACTATAAAGTGGGCTTTGGAATACCACTACGTACATGCAATTAATACATCCTATATTAACATCCTTGCGCCCTGTCATGTtctaattaattgcatgctctGCCATGTTAGACCTCAAAACTATCAGgctttacaaaaattaaatacttagaaaatgattagaaaaaaagtCAAAGGTGTTCGATCGATCGGACAGTactactgatcatgatcaaattaaagaacaaacatatatatatttatatatattaaataaatatagatagaagttattattaaaaatatttattctatatacatgatgtgatattatttatgatgtgatattatttagactatatatctatttaaataaatattaaaaataatcaattagaagcaatcatacaataaatataaaatatacactggtataataacttttcttttaacatttctcatatggatgatgctacagcccccgttgggggTTCCTGCTGGaagtgtagtatttttttacatgtgttttatttaagtaattttttatataaattttttaatatttttaaaaaataaaataaatttaaaacatcaataaaaaaatattttcttaatcagaaagtaaaaaaaaatatattaaaaaatattttcttaatcacgaaataaaataaaaaattataaaaaaatataaatctatacttttttatatttttttattttacttcgtgattaagaaagtattttttaataatattataatttttttttaaaaacaatattcaaaatgGTCATGCTACAGTCTCCGTTAGGGGCTCCCGTTGAATTTAGTatgtacttttctatgtgtattgttttaatttattttttatatagattttttttacacttttaaatatttttaaaaaataaaataaatttaaaatatcattaaaaaatactttcttaatcaaaaagtaaaaaaaattattaaaaaatatttttttaatcataaagtagaataaatatgattttttattctagttcatgattaaaaaattattttataataatattgtaatttttattttatttttttaaatatttaaaattattaaaaatatctatataaaaaaaaacacattaaaaaatgcCAGATGCCCAGTGGGAGCCCTCAGCGGggcatctagcattttccttctcaTATATATTGGCATGCTCTTGAAGGTAGCTAGCTAGAATGCATCATGCAGGCCAGCCTAGCTGGAGTAGTAATTCGTacacgtatttttttttttttttgaaaaaagatcaCTTTCATTAAACATCATCAGAAGTTACAACATCCAAACTATCTGGACTAACAACAAAGGCAACAAGCTCCTCAGGAATTGATAGTGCAGCTTTTGCAAGTTGATGAGCAAAAACATTAGCTGCTCGTTTAACAAATATAACTTCCCAACTAACTAAACCTGAAAGTTTAGACTTGGTATCATTTAGAATCATCCCCACCCGATCCCATCTATCCACTGGTTGCTCTAAGCATTTGACAATTGAAAGAGAATCACCCTCCAGAATGATAGAACTGCATCCCAAATCTATTGCTAGATCAACTGCATACAAGGCCCCTTGAGCTTCAGCAAGTAGAGGATCAAATAAACTTGGCCTAGAAAATTTTTTGGACGCTATCACATTTCCTTGAGAATCACGAGCTACTAAACCAAAGCCAGCTCTGCCTTGTCCTTCATTCAATCCTGCATCCCAATTGATCTTAGTAACACCTGGCGGAGGAGGTTTCCAGTGCCAATCCTCTGCTATCATCCCTTGAGAAGGTGTAAGAAGCTTGGGTTGAGCAGCTTTGAATTCATACTGAGATTTCTTGGCTGTCTGCATAACTTCACAGGgatgaataaatgaattctCAAAAATAAACAGGTTCCTCCTATGCCAAATGTTCCTAGCTGCAAAAGCAAATAATTCAATAGTATTTCGATCACAGGTTGAGATTAGAGCCTTTactaaatcaccaaaatttccAGGTCTAATAGAGGTTTTCTGCAACACAGCTGGACCTTGACTCCACACATCCATAGCAGATGGGCAGTTCCATAAAATATGGATCACAATTTCAACCTCATTCAAGCAAATAGGGCACTTAGAAGAATCACAAATTTGCTTCTCCAAATGGACCCCTTTTCAATCAAGTATCCACCTATCCTGCCAAATGAAAGTATTCTGGCCATTACCAATTCTCCAAATGGACCCCTTTTCAATCAAGTATCTTGCTGAACAAATGCTTCTCCAGATGTATGATGGAGTGCCGCCTACCTTTGCCTTCATGAATTCTGTTGTAGGAAAATATTTCACTTTAAGAACTTGAGATGCTAAAGACAGAGGTTTTTGTATAATTCTCCAAGCTTGTTTAGCTAATAAAACAGTGTTAAAGCTTTCAAATTCTCTGAAACCCAACCCTCCAACAGATTTTGCTTTTCCCATTTGTTGCCAAGAAACCCAATGagtcttcctctctctttcttgttGTCCCCACCAGAAATTGTGCATGATTCTATTAAGTTAACTGATTAGAGCCTTGGGCAGTTTGAAGACTCCCATACAGTAGGTTGGGAGTGCTTGAATAATAGATTTAAGCAGGATCTCTTTTCCAACTTGAGATAGAAGCCTATTCTTCCAATTGCTGACTCTAGCCTTGACTCTATCCAAGATCCCTTTAAAAGCTTGTATCCTTGATCTACCAATGAGAATAGGTagaccaagatacttctcaTAGCTTGAGGTAGCTCTAATCCCAGCCATGGACATAATGTACTCTCTAGTTTCCCTCCTAGTATTGGCactgaaaaagattgaagttttatctttgtttagTTTTTGACCAGAGCCCCTTTCATACAAATCAAGAAGAGATATTAGCTTAGCCCATTCTACACCATTTGCAAGACAAAAGAGcaagctatcatctgcaaaaagcaaATGGTTAATACTTAAATTGCTTCTGCCAAAGTGGAATCCATGTATTTGCTTAGCAGCTTCAGCATGGAATAAGATTGAACTCAAGACTTCAGAAACAAGGATAAAAAGATAGGGAGACAAAGGGTCTCCCTGCCTCAGTCCCCTTGTGGGTTAAAACCATGGTTGAGGAACACCATTGATGAGGatagaataagaaatagtataAATACACCCCATCACCAATTCAATCCATCTAGAATTGAAGCCCATCTTCTCCATAGTTGCTCTCAAAAAAATCCATTCAACTCTATCGTAGGCTTTGCTCATGTCAAGCTTGAAAGACATATGTCCTTGCCTCCCTTTGGTTTTACTACTCATGGAATGCATAGCCTCAAAGGCCACAATCACATTATCAAGAATTAATCTACCtggtacaaatgcactttgtgTAGGAGATATGATCTGAGGCAATATGAGCTTGAGTCTGTTAGCTAGAACTTTAGAGATAATCTTGTAAATAACATTGCATAAAGAAATAGGTCTGAAATCAGTCACTAAATGCGCCTTTTTCACCTTGGGAATCAGAACTATATAAGTCTGATTTATGCATGACATGTCCCCATTAGAATTAAGAATCTGTAGAACAGCTCGAGTGACATCAACTCCCACTATATCCCAATGATTATGGTAAAAGACAGCTGGAAATCCATAAGGACCCGGGGATCCTAATGGATTCATTTGAAATAAAGCTGTCCTAACCTCGGAAGCAGTGAATACCTTTGATAGCAGATTGTTCATGTGCTCATCCACCCTCTTCTCTACATACATCAAGCACTCATTAATCTTATCAGGTTGAGAGGTAGAAAACAGGTTATTATAATGTATTTTGAAGATATCTGAAATGTCTTCCCTGCTACAAACCAAACTACCATCTTCCTTCACAATATTATGAATTGCATTAGTCCTTCTTCTCTGATTAGCAACTCTGTGGAAAATTTTGGTGTTTCTGTCTCCCTCTCTGAGCCATGTCTGCTTTGCCCTCTGCCTTCACCTTACATTGTCTTCTTCTAATTGAATATCCATCTCCCTTTGCACTTGTTTTACTTCCTTGGTCAGGGTACCAGTATTAGCATTCTACAGGTTAGAAAGAACCTTGATTTTGTCTTGGGCCTGTctcttatatttatcaatagAAAGATGCTTCCACCTGAGCAAAGAGTCCTTGCAGATTAGAAGTTTATTGTGAATACCCCTCAAGAGAGATCCCTGCCATGAATCAAACTGAGACCAACTATTATGAATAATTCCATTGCAGTCTTCCCTTAAATCTCAACTTGCCTCATATCTGAAGATCTTTGTTCTTCCACCTCTTCCATTTCTACTCCTATCCCTCTCATTTTCCATGGAAAACACTAATGGGCAATGGTCTGAAGATTGTGCTGGAAGAGCAGTAACCCAAGGATCAGAAAATTGGTTAATCCATTTGACATTTCCAAGAACTCGATCCAATCTTTCCTTAGTGAAGTAGGCTCCCTCCCTGCCATTCTTCCAAGTATACTTAGTCCCATCATACCCTAAATCACTCAAACCACTAGAATCCACTACCTCCCTGAATCTTTCCATCTGGTTGTAAGGCCTTAGAGCTGCCCCTTGCTTCTCATGTTGATGCAtcacttcattaaaatcccctaaaCAAATCCAAGATTTATCTGAGTTAGGCTTAAGCACTTTCAATAACTGCCAAGTACTCTCCCTTTGTGATGCGGAAGGGTGTCCATAGAATCCAGTAACCAACATGTCTTCTTGGACTCCTCATTTTTAATAGACAAAGATATATGGTTATTAGAGTAGGTATCTAAAGAAAAATCATCAGTATTATTCCACAAAAAAGCTAGCCCTCCACTAAAACCTCTACTCTCCACTACAAAACTTCTATCAAAACCCACTAAATTTCTTACATCTTCAACTCTCTTCCTTCCACACTTAGTTTCCATTAGAAAAACCACCTTGGGACACTTAGACTTCACCCAAAACTGAAGTTCTCGAACTGtacgagggttcccaagccctctaCAGTTCCAACTCAGGCCTATCTTTACTGTTGGTGGAGCTACACAGCGGCCTCCACCAACCCAGTATCAAAACTGCAATTTTCCATCACATCactaattttctatttttttccagttATAAGCTGATCACTTAGCTGAGTATTCCCATCTCTCTTATTACTATTTTGAGACTCATTCTCAAAATCCATAGACTGGTTACCTCTTGGTACCCTGGCTCTTCTTTTCCAAGTGGACCCTTTAGAAAGAGTCTCATTCAAAGTAAGGCTTGTCTGGTCTGAATCCTCAGTGTCTCGAGGTATGGTGAAAGAAGACAAAACTGGATGAGAAGCTTCCATATCCATAATAACCTCATGACTGTCTTGTAGTAACTCTTCTGTCTCCTTAAACAAAGAGCATCCTTTTTTGTCCTTTACATGAAGCAAATTAACTAAGCCAACTCCCCTACTATCCTTAAAGTTACTGACAATAGGGTTGTTCTCTTTCTCAGCAGCCAATTGTACCTCATTTATCACTAAATTCTCATGTTTGAAAGCCTGTTTTTGTGCAATCTCTATCTTTTCCTCTTTAGAACCTCCCATCCCATCAAATATGTTTGCCTTAACCTCATTTCCTTTACCAGCTCTTGCCTCTGTCTCTGGCATCGACTGAAACTGATTTGAATCTATTGTATCACCATATTTCCTTAGatcaaaaatatttgtgttcaTTGGTTGTGTACGAAGCCAAGGGCCAAATTGTTGTTTATACACTTCTTCTCTCATATGTTCACTCTTTGGCCTATTACAACCCTTGCCTTGATGATATAAAATACCACAGTTGAAACAAAAGGATTGTAATCTCTCATACTTGAAGGAAATCCAGTAGTGATGCCCATTAAAATTCAACCAACGACCTCTGAGTAAGGGCTTATGGATATCAATAGCTACTCTAACTCTAAGACATCTTCCCCATGCTGAACCATCAGAATCAGCATCTACCTTGATAATATATCCAAGAGTTGCACCAAATTGAATCCCTAATTCTTCAGACATGGCTGCTAGCGGCAGGTTATGTAATTGGACCCAAAAAGGTTCAAATTTGAACTGTATAGAGTTTAGAACATCAGAGTCATCCACTTCTTGAACTGTCAGTAACTTCCTGTCAAAAAACCAAGGCCTACCACTTAGCACCTTATTTTTATCAAGTAAGAACTGAAATTCAATAAGAAATTGATGATCCCCCAACTCCTTAAACCTAACCCATCCCTCCAGTCTCCAAACTTGGGCCATAGTTTTCCTAAAAGCTTCATTGTTCAATCCTTTCTCAGTCAACACTTTACCTATGATACAATGTTTTCCATGAACTCCATACTCTTGATCATTAGAAGCATGAAAAACTTCACTTTCTTCATTAGTCAGATTGAGATTTTTCCACTATTTTGATAGACTTATCTCTTCCACCGTCATAACTTTGTAAAAAAACTACACTCTTTACAAGGAGAgactaaggctatgtttgggtaccaaacattcttcaacactttccaagtattcttgtacttttgaaaatacttcacatgccaaacaacttaaaatactctcaatgggacccacaaacccacttcaatctctactcataactattcacaaacattctataatatttatcactattatatataaataaaaaaataaaatcaatataatatttatcactattaaatataaataaaaaatcattataatatataaataaaaaaatcactataatatataaattaaaaataaaatcactataatatataaataaaaaataaaatcactataatatataaataaaaaatatttataactattatatataaataaaaaataaaatcgctataatatataaataaaaaataaaatcactataatatataaataaaaaataaaatcattataatatttatctctattatatataaataaaaaataaactactataatatttatcactattatatataaattaaaaataaaatcactataatatataaataaaaaataacattactataatatttataactattatatatatataaataatctcattataatatttatcacaattatatataaattaaaaataaaatcattatactatttatcattattatatataaaaataaaataaaatcactacaatatttattaatattaaaaaatcactataataaaatcattataatatttattattaaaaataaaatcactataatatttatagaacccacacatttttcaactacctattcaaaagttaacaactcaacatacttcacacatccaaacaattcaaaatacttttaatgggatccacaaactcactctaatctctactcataactattcacaaacattttcaatatttctcaacactttttaacACTCAAACGTACCCTAAACCCCTTGCCGAAGGAAAGGGATTCGCCTTACTTTTTCAGAGAGAAAAGAAGGCACTCAATTCGTACAcgtattttaattcaattatcccatattaatttgaattatattatcttgAAGTTGGAGTACTTGGAGTACAGCttgcatatatcatatatgggACTGAGCACGGTGGGGCCCTTCAatatctataaattaatgaagGAGCCATGTACTGAAAGCTAGCGATCAAATATCGTTGGAATACGTTGACCATTAACATAGACTTCTTCCATCCACCGAAATGGTtgactaaaattaaatagaagaattcGTAGCAAGTACTCGATCGGgtccatctaattaattaaggagGTGGCCATGGTCAATGTCAACCACACTAATTGTCATGTATTCCCGAAAACAGCATATATActatacatataattaattagttctaATTACCAGGATTAAAATAATCATCATCgacattaattaatgatatatatatatatatatactacttaattaattaatggttgGGTGCCTAGCAAGCTTGCATCTATATTAATTCCTCTTAAGCATTGAAAACTCATCCTAGCTAATTAATTCTTTTCATAATCGACAAAAgtttgtgtacaagatcatttatatacatatatatatatataagaagataaaatatattaagattCCCTTCGATTCGGTCATGATCAACATCGAGAGGTcgaatatttaataaattatgaattaaCTAAGTAGTACTACATATTCATCTTCGGACGGCCATAATTTGCGCGCATAGCTtctatttttcatcttcttccaatTCATCATGTTCTGTTTGGCTGTTTCTGATCATCGTctaattaactatatatcttaattatatataagcgAGCATATATCGATACATTTAACATAGTGGATTTTGAAGTGGTCTAATTATCGCATGATGGTCCCTGGCCTGATCTTTCGTTCAATATATATTCCAACctgcatattataatatataatattctttactttaatttgaccaattcatatatatattaattaatattgtttccttatataattacaaaataaagtatatatagttatattcattTCACGGCCTTTTCCAACTGCCCCGATCCAATACTTCAGTCGCCTCTAATGGCCATTGGACCGTACTCAAAACAAACCCTATCTCTTTCATGTCTCTCTGTCCATATATCGCTTTCATACATCCATTATAATAAACCCTAGCTCATGAGTGCAAATACCCAACGTCGTCCATACGTATACACGTATATATTTAAGCCCTTATAAACCCACCATCTTATATATCCAACCTCTGGCCTAACTTCTAATTCCCTAGCTCCATCGTACGTTAAGTAGTAAGTACTACAACTTTTTCCATTgttcctcttcatttttcttgCTTTCTCACAAGGCCAAAAATCATCAAGTGTTTAAGTTGGAACCTGGCCTAGCCTGCAACATGGGCAACAACGCGGCTAACAAGGATACAAGACTCAGCCGGTACTTGAAGGCACCCATTAGAATCCTGATCAAGATCAGGGAATTCTACGTCCAAGGCATGACTGAATTATCGGGTCGCTTTGAATACGGCACGGCCATGGGATGCCCCACTCCCCAAATATCCACTCTCCCTAAGAGCTTCAGCACCAACTCCTCCAGATCGGGCAACAACAATGAAGATTTCAGGGAGCTTATGAGGGCTGCATCTACTAGGGGCCTTGGCAATAAAGTTCAGGCGGATCTTCTTCGAAGACAGCAGGCCGTTGGCAACTCTCCAGCAACTCATGCTAGCTCTGCACCTGCTAATGTAACTCGGAGCCGCAGTGTTGCTTTTGGGAGGATAGATGAAGACAAGCCCTGCGATTTTGAAGAAGATATCAAGGTCAATGCAGATGTGAATCCAAGAAGCAGAAGCTACGCTGTCGCTAGGAGAAGTAGAGTGTTTTAAGATTATAGTATAGGGAAAGAAGAAATTAGGGAATTAAAATTCCTAATTATATATGTCTCCtttgatgatcttaattttagtttgttgttctttgttttttctttttactcgaTCGAAGCATGCATTTAGAGTGCCTGGTGTTTGGGATTTGTTTAGAATGTGACATTGTCAACGTTATTATTGTTtccaaattaaatacaatacttaaaaaaattattctggGGAATAGAATACAGAATTTCGGTATTTgttgttttatattaaataatgtatAGACGTGCACGTTAGAGATATATTTTTCTAGGCTTGCTCAATTAGGGAGCGGGATTCTGAGAGCAACTAACAAATCAAACGTGGAAAAGGATTGACATTGAAGCAGTAAAAACAGCGAAAAGTTGTGCACCTGATCAACTTTTGTGATCTGgagattatataatatatatagcaaagtAACTAAAGTAACAAGTTTCGGtagtaattagtatataattattGCCAATGATTGAGGGAGTAGAATAATGACTGGCTGCCAAAGTTGATGAGGAAGTACTGAGTTCATCatgtttttcaaatattacGTACGGGCCGGGCTGATTCAGTAGCTAGCTGGAGTTGGGTTAATTGTGGCTTTAAAGCATGCATGGTTCTCTCCCTTGTTGcttcaacaattttaatttatggAATAAGTCGACGTACGTCATATATTATAGAATCttaacaaatatttaattttgaatattgttttcTTCAATAACAAGCATACTCCCTCGTGTATATTTATAATGCTTTGTATCACAAAATCTCATGTCACAATCATTCTATCAATAACATTACCATGATTACAACATATTAGTTTGAATTTGAACTTTCTTGattatcttttgttttctccTTCTTATCCTTATCTTCAAGGTCATGGTTGAGTTGGTGTTTATTCTTACCTTGAGATTCATTAGAATCTGGTCTGTTACGCCCCTTCAATCACAACCGTATTTCTGCATGAATGTTGAGAGTGTCGTGGAGTACTGTATAGAAGTTGAC
This window of the Juglans regia cultivar Chandler chromosome 12, Walnut 2.0, whole genome shotgun sequence genome carries:
- the LOC118343962 gene encoding uncharacterized protein LOC118343962, with amino-acid sequence MDVWSQGPAVLQKTSIRPGNFGDLVKALISTCDRNTIELFAFAARNIWHRRNLFIFENSFIHPCEVMQTAKKSQYEFKAAQPKLLTPSQGMIAEDWHWKPPPPGVTKINWDAGLNEGQGRAGFGLVARDSQGNVIASKKFSRPSLFDPLLAEAQGALYAVDLAIDLGCSSIILEGDSLSIVKCLEQPVDRWDRVGMILNDTKSKLSGLVSWEVIFVKRAANVFAHQLAKAALSIPEELVAFVVSPDSLDVVTSDDV